Part of the Natrinema caseinilyticum genome is shown below.
CGCCTCTTGGAGGATGGTCTTGACGCCTGAAAGCAGCTCAGCTGCTTGGAGTTCTTTCACATTCTTCTTCTCCCATATTTCCACGGTCTGAACGTACTGGGGCCGAACTGTTTCTCGCCAGTGTGACCCGACATTACCGAGGATTTTTGGTATCGCCAAAGCCCCCGGCCCAAGATACGCAACAGGAATTTCGGTGCAAGCGAGACGGAGTAGTAGGCGTAGCCGTTGACGGTCGTGAAGGCGTAAGTTCCCCTAGAAAATGCGTCCGTTCCAAGGAATTCACGTGCCATTTCAACTGATGATTCCGTCATGATTGGTCCACCGAGACTCTCGAAAAGTGGCGAAAGCGGGTCTGGAAGCAACTCGGCGGGACCTACACGAGCGTATGCCAGATTCGAATCTGGGACTGTCCAGTCACTGGAGGATGCCACTGCCTGCTCAGGGAGAGTTGTAATGGGGCGTGACTGAAGCAGAACAATTTCGCCATCGACAAGTGCCCACTCGATGTCCTGTGGAGTACCGAAGAGTTCCTCGACGTCCTCGGCTATAGAGGCGAGCGCCCGTATCTGGTCGTCTGAAAGGACGCGGCTCGAACGCTGTTCCGCCGAGAGTTCGATGGTTTCAGTTCCCCCACCCGGAATCGATTGGACGGCGACGCGTTTGTCGCCGATGTCGTACGATAGAATATCTCCTGTGGCCTTGTCGATTCGTACATGGTCGCCTGTTACTGCACCGCCGACCTGCGCCTCGCCGAGACCGAATCCTGCGTCGATGACCGCGACACTCCGTTCGCCGGTGGTAGGATCGGCGGTGAACAGGATCCCCGACGCATCAGGGTGGGTCATCTCTTGGACGACGACGGCAAGTGAAACCTGGTCGTGCGGGATATCGTTTCGAGCCCGATAGGTGATGGCGCGGTCGGTGAAGAGGCTCGCCATGCACGTACGGACTGCCTCAGCGACTTCCTCTTCGCCCTGAACATTGAGGAGTGTTTCGTGCTGGCCTGCGAACGAAGCACTCGGGAGATCTTCGGCGGTAGCACTGGAGCGAGCGGCATAGGCCTTATCAACACCAGTGTCAGCGACTGAGTCCTTTATTGCTGTTTGAACTTCGGAGGGTAACGACAACGACTGGATAGCGTCTCTGAGCGCCCCTCCAGCCTCTGCAGTGGCTTCCGTGTCCTGAGGGTCGAGAGATTCTAGCGCTCGGATTCGATCAGGAATGTCTGATTCGGTGAGGAGGGCGCTGTACGCTGCCGTTGTGACAACGAAACCCTCCGGAACCGGGAACTCTGCTTGTTTGAGTCGGGCTAGGTTCGCCCCTTTTCCACCAACGAGGGAGATCTCAGTAGCTCTCGAGGCGGTCAATGAAAGGGCGAACGGCAGGCCTTTGTCACTTTCACTCATTATTCGCCGTCTAGTAGTTCAATAATCCCGTTCGTGCCATCGACACGAATCCGCTGACCTGACTGTATTTTCCGGGTTGCATTGCGGACAGCGACGACCGCCGGAATCCCGTATTCGCGTGCGACAAGGGAACCGTGACTCATCTGTCCACCCACTTCCACGACGACTCCGGCGGCATTCAGAAACAGCGGCGTCCAACCCGGATCGGAAGACGGGGCAACGAGAATCTCACCCTTTTCGATTTGCTCTTCACTCGGATTCCGAACAACCCGAGCGACGCCTTCAACAGTCCCATCTGAAACACCAGTTCCCACCAGTGCCCCCTCTGGAATGTCTTCGCGTTCACTCTCACCGCTCAGAGCTTCACCATCACTCGTCAGGACCGGTGGGGCATCCATCGAGGCGTGACGTCGAAATTCGGTGCGTCGAGCATCGATATCGACGTCAACCGATTCCCCATCGAGTGCGTCGAAGAGTTCCGATTTCCGAAGGAACCACACGTCATCAGGATCGACGAGTGTCCCTTGCGAGGCCAGTCGTTCGCCAGCGTCACGAAGTACCTCGTGCCAAGCCGCGTAGAAGTATGCAACACCGTGTTTTGGATACTCGCGAGTTTGAATCCCATCGCGATACGTCCGGATCAATCGACTGACGAGGCGTCGGCGGAGTGAACCAAAGACCCTGTTGTCTGCTCGTTGCTCGAGCCGTTTTCCTGCCGCCGCCGCCTCTTGTTCTAATGCTTGGACGCGGTCGCGGTGTTCTCCAACGTCACTCGTCTTGATCGTTGATTGTACAATGGACAGCAATACCGACGGATCATCCCGCCATCGAGGACGGCTGATATCCATCTCTCCAGTCGATCGGTGACCGAAGGAATCGAGGTATTCTGCAAGTTCAGAGCGAAATGCGTCCCCGCCTTCCACAGATTCGATTGCTTCGAGCGGAGCATCACGATTGAGGGCTTCAACGACGGCAGGATACTCTCGCGCTACATCTGCAAGGTCACCGATTCCGAGATTGACCTTCGTTAGCATTTCCTCTGGCAAGCCCCTCCCGACAGCGTTGACGTCATCGGGAGCGTCAGGGAATTGTCGTTTGAGTTTGCCCTCTGCGGCATTTCCGGCGATGAGTGAACCCATTGCTGGAAACTGCGTGGCCTCCCTGGGTACGTCGAAGACAACACGAACTTGTTCAGCTGTGTCTTCAGGAGACCGCACCTGGGTGGCGATGGTTTGCCCCCACGTTTCCCACTTTGCCTGTTCTCGCTCTGGGGACACAGGGTCACCAATGAACGCGCCAATGAATCCACCAAACACCGAGATGAGTTGAGGAATGGATTCCCGCAGCAGAGTCCAGGCCGAACTTGCAACAGTGGGTATTGAAGCAAGTCGTTCCAAGAGCGTCCGGTTTTGGTGAAACTCCTCGCCCCGTCGGTTGAGGAGGTCGCCGATAGCGGTCCCTATCTGCTCGTTCGCCTCACCCATCCGCTCGGGAAACCGCTTTCGCATCGGCCCGAAGCGGAGTGGGGGCGATACGTTGAGGTAGATGCGCCCGCCTGCCTCGACCACCCATTGTGTCTCGGGGTCAAATCCGTATTCGGTGAACAGCGTTTGAACGTACGACTTCCAGACGTCTACCACGAGTGGAGGCATCGCTTCGGCGAACGACTGTCCATGCCCCATGCTGATGTAGACATGGAGACGGTCGTCATCTGGAGCGGGTGAGGGCAGCGGGAACAACGACGTAGTCGGTCTGGCCTGCAGGATGATGACCTCGCCATCTGTCACTGACCACTCGATGTCCTGCGGAGTACCGAAGAGTTCCTCAATCTCTCGTCCGATCTTGACCAGTGCATGCACTTGGTCGTCGGTGAGTACCCGACTCGATCGTTCGAAGGTCGGAAGTTCGACCGTCTCCGTACCTCCGTTGGGTCGGCGTCGAACTGCAATCTGCTGGTCACCGACCTCGTATTTTCGAATATCGCCTGTCCGAGCATCGACTGTGATGCTGTCCGCGTTTACTTCTCCGGAGACAAGCGCCTCGCCGAGACCAAGAACCGCCTCAATGGAGGTAGTGTGGCGGTTCCCCGTCCGTGGGTCGGCTGTGAAGAGCACTCCCGAAACGTCCGGAGAAACCATTTGCTGAACGACGACTGCAATTGAGACATCTTCCTGTGAGATCCCATTTTTCGCTCGATACGCGATAGCTCGATCAGTGAACAGACTCGCCATACAGTCACGGATGCGGTCGAGGACCGCATCCACTCCCTGTACGTTCAGGAATGTCTCCTGTTGCCCAGCGAACGAGGCCTCAGGGAGGTCCTCGGCCGTCGCACTAGACCGCACTGCGTACGTCTGCGTCGAGGGGGTTCCTTCCTTGTAGAGTATTCCTCTGATGGAATCCCGAACGTCGTCTGGAAACTCTAGTTCCTGTATCTGCTTCCGCACGGTCGCGCCAACGTCTGCAATCGCTTCCGAATCCGTCGGTTCGAGTTCGGATAGCGCCGCAATCGCTTCTCTCGTCGGTGTATCGATGAGCTGTTGATATGCGACGGTTGTCACACAGAACCCGTCCGGTATTGGAAATCCCGACGTCGCAAGCCGTGCGAGGTTTGCTCCTTTCCCGCCGACAAGCTTACGATCAGTCGCTGCAGGATCGCTCAGCGAGACGACGGCTGGGCCATCCAATTGTTCACCGTCGAGTTCACTCATCGGAGAAGTCCTCGGAGTCCTGCTCTCGCGTCAGCCCGGCTGCGACAGCTGTAATGAGTGTCTCACGAACCTGGGGATATCGTTCTTCCCCGATGCGATCTTTTTGCTGGGCGAGTCGAACGACAGCCCTGATCGTGTGGGCAATCGTGTCTGGGTCCGACCCATTGACTTTGCCGTCATGGTACCAGCTCTCGATGTACGGAAGGAAGTGGTCTATTACACTCGCTCGTTTCTCAGTTGTTTCTTCGTCCGGAATTTGCTCGTGTATGCGGGGAAGTTCCTGTTCGTCGATGAGGACTTGCCGGAATATCGGATTGGATTCTATTTCGTTGAGAGACTGTTCGAGTAGTGCCGCGATTGCAGCCTCTGGATCATCATGTGTCTCGAACGATTCCCGCAATAATCGGGGAATCACTTCTTTGCTTTCTTGCTCTAGGATATCGAGGTAGAGCGCTTCTTTAGAGTCAAAGTACTGGTAGAAAGTGCCAGTGCCAATGCCCGCTGGTTCGGTGAGTTCTGATATTGTTGTCTTACGGATACCCTGCCGAGTGAACAGTTCTCGACCGGTATCACGGAGCGTTTCCCGGACTTGGTCTCGTTTCTCTTCTGAAAATGAAGGCATAGTTTGTGGGGAGTATTGATAGTGCGATTTGCTTCGTGACGACTAGATCTGCGCTATCTGAATATTTGAACGTTTCGTTCAAACGCTCATCTTCGGCTTTTTCGCTAGGAAGATTCTCGTACAGTAATACTGACAGTCCATCATGCGGTCTCAGGCTAGTACGCTTCCTCCCATCGAATGAAGCAGCTTCGTCGTCCTCTGAGAGGCTGCGAGGAATCGGTTCGTTCGCACAGAAGAGGGCACGCTAATCGAACTCCAGATCTGCACTGGGAACATCCGGCGCGTACTGTGACAAAGGGTTCGTCGTGCCGGGAAGCGGTCCTCCAGTTCGACAGATTTTCCCGGTCCCAAATACATCAGTCCTCGTACCGAGCACTTAGGTTACGACACTCGCGCCCTTACTTCTCCTTCGAGATGCCGACAACTGCCACTGGACGAAGGGCAAAGACGGACACGAGAATGAGAGTCGTAGCGGCCAAAGAGTACGGCGGCCCGGAAGTCCTCCGACTCTACTCGGCTCCGAAACCCACCCCAGAACCCGACGAGGTCCTGATTCGCATCCGCGCGTCCACCGTCGGACCGGCTAACTCGGCCATGCGCGAGGGACGACCATTCCCCGTCCGCTTCTTCAGTGGCCTCCGACGACCCACGTCAATCCCGGGCGATGCATTCGCCGGGGAGATCGCGGCCGTCGGTAGGGACGTCACGCGTTTCGCGGTCGGCGACCGGGTGTTCGGGACGACCGCGCCCGACTCGGGCGCGCACGCCGAGTACGTCTGCGTCCCCGACGACGGCACGCTCGAACTGACGCCCGCGGACGTGAGTGACGCCGAGGCCGCCGCCGTCGCCGACAACGGCCTCACGGCGATGCTGTTCCTTCGGGACGTGGCCGACCTCCAGCCCGGCCAGTCCATTCTCGTCAACGGCGCTTCGGGCGGCATCGGGACGTTCGCCGTCCAGCTCGCCACGTACGTCGGCGCCGAGGTCACTGGCGTCTGCAGCACCGGGAACGTCGACCTCGTGCGGTCGCTCGGTGCCGACGCGGTCATCGACTACACGACCACCGATGTCGCCGGGACGGGCGAGGCGTACGACGTGATCTTCGACGCTGTGGGCAAGGGGTCGTTTGCGCAGTTCGAGAACGCGCTGAATCCGGGCGGGCTGTATATGACGACCGTCCCTTCGGTGGCGATCCTCCTCGACATGGCCCGGACGAGGCTGTTTGGCGACAGGCGAGCTGTCTTCGCGGCCACGGGGATGAAGCCGATAGGCGTGCGGAAAAAATATCTCGGGGAGCTTAGAGAACTCCTCGACTCAGGGGAGATCCGCTCGGTGATCGGACGGCGGTACCCGTTAGCGGAGATTGTCGAGGCGCACCGCTACGTTGACACCGGGCATAAGCGCGGGACAGCCGTGGTTACGATCGATTGACAGGCCTAACCTCAAATGAGTCGAGACCACCGAACGCAGTGTGGGATGCGGCGAGGACTCCCCTGAACAGGTCGAGACGACCGCCAGATCGGTTGTAACCGGCGAGGGGAAGAGACGTTCACAGACGAGTTCACCTCGGCGAGACCTCAGTTCGCCGAAACGAGGAGTCATCGAGGACAGGGATGAGGAGTCACCCAGGGTTTTTGCCACCAAGTGGAGGGTGCTGTTCGGTTCGAAGAGTCCCCAATCAACGTCGCCGGGTTTTTGCTTGGTATGAAACCGATTCTTTCGGATTTAGGGGTTTCACCATCCCGTCGGGCACAATTCTCTCCAATCCTCGTTTCGCGGACTCCGTCGAGGTCATTAATAGCGTCTGAGAACAGCCCGACGGCCCTATCGTTGAATCTTAGCCTGTCTTGCTATCCTCTACACCTCCAGAATCATCCAAAGGAAGGCTAGGGTACACCGGTGCAAACGCCGCTGGCTCTCTCCGGCCGAAGGGCCATCAAACGACGACAGTCTCTAGCCGATATATCAGAATTCACTCACTGGATGACGACGCGATCCACAGTTGAGTTTGTCGCCCCCGAGAGGGGCGAGGGGGCTGTCGTAGGCACCCACTCAACAACCATGTTTTCTGAACACGAGCAACAGCGATCACGACTCCCTAGCGAGCACACTGAACAGCCAAGCAAAGAACAATGGGCAGATCTCGAACCGACGCTTCCTCACGACAGAAGTCCGACTAGCATCGTCTCTTTTGTCGAGTGCGCGCTCGTTGAACTCACCCACGAAGAGGTCGGTGTCGAGTTCATCTCGACGAGTGTTGCAGGAATGAA
Proteins encoded:
- a CDS encoding PEP/pyruvate-binding domain-containing protein, with product MSESDKGLPFALSLTASRATEISLVGGKGANLARLKQAEFPVPEGFVVTTAAYSALLTESDIPDRIRALESLDPQDTEATAEAGGALRDAIQSLSLPSEVQTAIKDSVADTGVDKAYAARSSATAEDLPSASFAGQHETLLNVQGEEEVAEAVRTCMASLFTDRAITYRARNDIPHDQVSLAVVVQEMTHPDASGILFTADPTTGERSVAVIDAGFGLGEAQVGGAVTGDHVRIDKATGDILSYDIGDKRVAVQSIPGGGTETIELSAEQRSSRVLSDDQIRALASIAEDVEELFGTPQDIEWALVDGEIVLLQSRPITTLPEQAVASSSDWTVPDSNLAYARVGPAELLPDPLSPLFESLGGPIMTESSVEMAREFLGTDAFSRGTYAFTTVNGYAYYSVSLAPKFLLRILGRGLWRYQKSSVMSGHTGEKQFGPSTFRPWKYGRRRM
- a CDS encoding phosphoenolpyruvate synthase, whose product is MSELDGEQLDGPAVVSLSDPAATDRKLVGGKGANLARLATSGFPIPDGFCVTTVAYQQLIDTPTREAIAALSELEPTDSEAIADVGATVRKQIQELEFPDDVRDSIRGILYKEGTPSTQTYAVRSSATAEDLPEASFAGQQETFLNVQGVDAVLDRIRDCMASLFTDRAIAYRAKNGISQEDVSIAVVVQQMVSPDVSGVLFTADPRTGNRHTTSIEAVLGLGEALVSGEVNADSITVDARTGDIRKYEVGDQQIAVRRRPNGGTETVELPTFERSSRVLTDDQVHALVKIGREIEELFGTPQDIEWSVTDGEVIILQARPTTSLFPLPSPAPDDDRLHVYISMGHGQSFAEAMPPLVVDVWKSYVQTLFTEYGFDPETQWVVEAGGRIYLNVSPPLRFGPMRKRFPERMGEANEQIGTAIGDLLNRRGEEFHQNRTLLERLASIPTVASSAWTLLRESIPQLISVFGGFIGAFIGDPVSPEREQAKWETWGQTIATQVRSPEDTAEQVRVVFDVPREATQFPAMGSLIAGNAAEGKLKRQFPDAPDDVNAVGRGLPEEMLTKVNLGIGDLADVAREYPAVVEALNRDAPLEAIESVEGGDAFRSELAEYLDSFGHRSTGEMDISRPRWRDDPSVLLSIVQSTIKTSDVGEHRDRVQALEQEAAAAGKRLEQRADNRVFGSLRRRLVSRLIRTYRDGIQTREYPKHGVAYFYAAWHEVLRDAGERLASQGTLVDPDDVWFLRKSELFDALDGESVDVDIDARRTEFRRHASMDAPPVLTSDGEALSGESEREDIPEGALVGTGVSDGTVEGVARVVRNPSEEQIEKGEILVAPSSDPGWTPLFLNAAGVVVEVGGQMSHGSLVAREYGIPAVVAVRNATRKIQSGQRIRVDGTNGIIELLDGE
- a CDS encoding TetR/AcrR family transcriptional regulator, which gives rise to MPSFSEEKRDQVRETLRDTGRELFTRQGIRKTTISELTEPAGIGTGTFYQYFDSKEALYLDILEQESKEVIPRLLRESFETHDDPEAAIAALLEQSLNEIESNPIFRQVLIDEQELPRIHEQIPDEETTEKRASVIDHFLPYIESWYHDGKVNGSDPDTIAHTIRAVVRLAQQKDRIGEERYPQVRETLITAVAAGLTREQDSEDFSDE
- a CDS encoding NAD(P)-dependent alcohol dehydrogenase, with the translated sequence MPTTATGRRAKTDTRMRVVAAKEYGGPEVLRLYSAPKPTPEPDEVLIRIRASTVGPANSAMREGRPFPVRFFSGLRRPTSIPGDAFAGEIAAVGRDVTRFAVGDRVFGTTAPDSGAHAEYVCVPDDGTLELTPADVSDAEAAAVADNGLTAMLFLRDVADLQPGQSILVNGASGGIGTFAVQLATYVGAEVTGVCSTGNVDLVRSLGADAVIDYTTTDVAGTGEAYDVIFDAVGKGSFAQFENALNPGGLYMTTVPSVAILLDMARTRLFGDRRAVFAATGMKPIGVRKKYLGELRELLDSGEIRSVIGRRYPLAEIVEAHRYVDTGHKRGTAVVTID